GAGGGTTCAAAATACAAATCATTTTTTTGCATAAATGAAAAAAAATGATACCAAATCAAAGACCCGCCATATAGGGGCGCAGTGATGTTAAGTTCTGTAAAAAATCTTGTTTTGTCAAATTTGACACAAAATAAAATTTGGACTGAACCCATTTTTGGGTCTGAAAACCCTATTTTATTTCAATCTCACTTCGGACAAGGCAATGCCTTGTCCCTACATTCGAACCTGATTTTTAGAATTTAACGTTACTGCCCTGCAAAGCCGCCCCCTGCGAAAAAACACTTCATTTTTTCAAAAAAATAAAAAAGCAAACTTAAAATCTACAATGTTAAACTATTATGCCTTACTCGGACTTAATTTTAATGCCAACGCCGAAGAAATCAAAGCCGCCTTCAAGCGTTTGGCAAAAAGTTATCACCCCGACCGCAATCCAGAAAACCCTGACGCAGAGGCACAGTTCAAACTTATCAATGAAGCCTATCAAACCCTATCAGACCCTTTCCGAAAAGGTATGTACGATATGGAATTGTTGGCTTTTGTGCAAAATCTAAAAGCCCAACAAGCCCTTGCCGATTACCAAAAGGCGCAAGCGCGTCCCACACAAGCCTATCAAAATCAGGATTCCGCGCAGAGTAGCCCACAGGAAAGAAAGTGGGAACGGAAAGCCTCGCTCTATACCCTGCTTGGCTTTATCTTTATTTTCGGACTCTCTTGGTTTTTGCATCACTATATTCCACGTTGGGCTTCGCAGCACAAACTGACACAGGCTCGCTACTGGTATTACGAAAAGCAAGACCCTTTGGAGGCAGTCAAATGTATTAGTGATGCCAATTATTATTTGGAAGATAACGCAGAAGCAGACTATTTATTCGCGCTTATTTTGCAGCAACACTACAAAGACTACAAAAATGCTATCGCATACTACACACGCGCCATTGCGCATAGTGAAAACAGCAGCCAAAAATCGGTCTATTATCAAGAAAGGGCATTTTGTTATGTCCAACTTCGCCTTTTTAAAGATGCCGCCACCAATTACGACTTTGCCATCAGACATGCCCCAAACAAAGTGGAACTTCTGCTCACACTTGCCGATTTGTACCTGCAAAAATTACACGAATACGAAAAGGCGCAACATTATTACGAACGCGCCATTTCAAAGGCAAAAGACGACCCTGCCCCCCTTATTGGCAAATTAGTATCGCTTTTAAAACAAAAGAAATACGAAGAAATGCTCCCTTTATTTCTACAAATAGAAAAACTCCCGACACCAGAGCCTGCGCTCTACTATTACAAGGGCTTTTATTTCTATGAGCATCAAATGAATCACGACCAAGCCTGTTTTTATTGGGCAAAGGCGCGTCAGATGGGCTACCAAGCGGCAGAGCGTCCGTATCAAAGCACTTGCATGGACAGAGAATAGCCAAAAAAGTTTGGCTTTTTTTCGACCTTTTCTCGACCTTTTCTCAATATTTTGGCAACATTTTTTTCTGTTGCGTATTTTTTGTATCTTGTCCGTATCTTCAAATGTTATTCGAAAGCGCATGAGCGATACAAACTACCACAAAGAAATTGCCTTTGAAACCGATTGGGCAACGGTTGCGATTCTAAGAACAACGCCCCACGAGGACGTGCCTGAACAAAAGGCAATTTACCTCAAATGGAAAGGAGTCGTTTCGCGAGAGGACTTTCAAGCTACCTACGAAAAGGCAGGCGAGATTATGATTGCCCATAAATGCAAAAACGTGCTTATCAATTCGCGAGAGTTGCTCTCCATCGACCCTTTGGCACGCGCCTGGACAGCCTCGCGCTTCTATCCCAAAATCATTCAGGCTTTGGGGAAAGGCTGCAAAGGGGCAGTGATTTCGCCCAAATCTTTCTTTGCAGGCGCGGTGAGCAAGATTTTGGTAGCCTCCTTCAAAAGGCAAGATGAGCATTTTCAATTCCAATATTTTGAAGGCGAAGAAGAAGCGATTTTATGGATTTTAGGACTTATTTAAAAGAAAAAAAGAGCTATTTTTTAAGCAAAAGATGTTCTATATCCTGTTTTACGCCTTCTTGGGCAGGCGTGCGCATGCGCTGATAGACAAGTTTGTGGTTTTTGTCTAATAAAACCGCCGTAGGGGTATGCGCAAGATTATAGGCACGCACCACCAAATCGAAGGGTTCGGCTGTGCGCAAATGCAAACCTTTCCATTCGATAGGCGCAATAAGTTTTTGCCAAATGCTTTGATTTTCATTTAAAAAAACACTGACAAAAACAATCTCATCTTTTTCAAATTCTTCCTGCAAACGCCGCAACGCATAAAGTTCGGCGCGACAGCTTGTGCAGCCATACGACCAAAAATAGAGATAAACAGCCTTCTGCTTAAAATTTTCTAAGGTATAACGCCTACTTTGGATATCGAAAAGGGAAAAATCGGGGGCAGCACTTCCTACCTTCAAACGGTTCTGTTTTTGGTAAAATTCTTTTAAATCTTTTCCATATTCGTGATGTTCATTTTTTTGTAAAAAAAGTGCAATCTCGGCAGATAAAGACTTGGAAAAGCCATTGCGAATGGCTTCGGCTAAAAGGCTACTTTGCAAAAAAAGACGCACCTGCTGATTTTTGATTTTGGCTTCTGCCTGCTGCAATAAAAAACGGTAGTAAAATTGCGTCTTGGGTGCATAAAAAATGGGGTACGCTTTCAGATATTCCCAATGCAAGAAATTTTTTAGAAAATACAAATAGCTATCAGAATACAAAATTTGCGGACTTTCTAATGCAATCTCTTCCAAGAAGAGATAATAAAGGCTATCGGGCAATACGGGATTTTTTTCGTTTAGAAGGGCATGAAAATAAGGAAAATGAAACAACTCATTTGCCCAAAGGTAGTCTATTTCTGCCGTTGCGTAGAGGGCAAAAGAGGTAGAAATGGGGTTGTTTTTTTCGTAAGTATTTAAAAAACGCTGCTGCTCTTTGCGCTTTTTATCTACATATTGTCTAAACTGTTTAGGCGCAAGTTGTTGATACTTAGTGGGATAGAGGCTTTGATTTTCACCTGCAAACTTCTGCTCAAATTCTTGTAAATAACGGTTTTCTTTCGCACCCAAACCCTCGAAACGCAGGCTATAACGCAGCGAACTATCGCCTTGTAGGTCTATCCAGAGGCTATCGCCAGGGTGAATAAAGAGTTTGAGCGGCTTTCCCTGCCAATAGAAACGGGCGAAAAGCGGCTGTCGTAGGCGAAACTTGATTTTAAATTCGGAAAGCGAGTCGAGATAAAAAGGAATTTGGACGGCTTCGGCAAAAGGCGCGTCAGGGTTATAGACCAGATAGCCGATAGGCTCTTTGGCTTCTTTTTTAGTCGGCGTGGAAAGTGCCTGCTTTTGAGCGACCTTATCTTCGAGGAAGCGGATTCTGCCTTGCAAAAGTGTGGGCGTTTGGGCAAAAAGTAGGCTATTTTTTTCCGAAAAAAAAGAAAATAGTATCAGAAATAGACAAAAATAAGAATAGGTTTTGCAGATTGTCGCGGCGTTTTTGGCACTGAAAAAAGACCGCGTAAGATAAAAATTCATAAAAAGAAACATAAGGGCAGAATAGAAAGAAAGGGGATTTTTTTGGGTATCAATTTTGAGCAGGTTTCAAGGCACTACGGGCAGCTACTTTTTAAGGCAGGCTTTCGAAGCCCAAAATACGCTAAAAAAAGTGAAAAAAGCCTTGTTTTCCTACTTATCAATCTTTTTTCATACCTTAGCGACAACAAAAATGCCGCAAAATCAGTATCTTTGCTTGGTCTTTTCTTTTCATTCACCTTAGTTATACCTACAAATGTTGAAACAAATCACCTCCATATTATCCCTTTTGTTTGTAGTAGGTTTGCTCGCTACCGCCTGCGCCTCCTCGGATAAAAAAAATAACACTGTCAGCAGCGGAGAAAATCAGCCTACCAAAGAAGAAGCCACCGCTTCTATCGCTTCTACCACGACGCAAACAGCCGCCACAGAGCAGGCAGCCCCAAAAGATGACGACCACAAAATCTTTATCAGCGATACCAACGAAGATGGCACGCCTCGCACCTTCGAGCAGGCTTTAGCCTCTTTGAAGGGGAAGGTAGTTTATGTCGATTTCTGGGCAAGTTGGTGTCCGCCCTGCCGCCAGCAAATGCCGTATGCCAAGACTTTGCATGGGCAGTTCGAGGGCAAAGAAGTTGCGTTTCTCTACATCTCCTTCGATAGAACAGGCGATGCTTGGAAAAATGGCATCAAGCAAATGGACATCAATGGGTATCATTTTTATCCAAAACCTGAACAACTTTCAGCAGTAGCCCAAACCTACAACGTGATGGGGATTCCGCGTTATATGATAGTTGATAAGTCGGGCAAGATTGTCAATGCTGACGCGCCGCGCCCTTCTTCTTCTGAAATTGTGGGACTTCTGAATAAGTTGTTGTAAGATTTTGCCACTTTCCCTTCTTTGA
This genomic stretch from Hugenholtzia roseola DSM 9546 harbors:
- a CDS encoding DnaJ domain-containing protein; this encodes MLNYYALLGLNFNANAEEIKAAFKRLAKSYHPDRNPENPDAEAQFKLINEAYQTLSDPFRKGMYDMELLAFVQNLKAQQALADYQKAQARPTQAYQNQDSAQSSPQERKWERKASLYTLLGFIFIFGLSWFLHHYIPRWASQHKLTQARYWYYEKQDPLEAVKCISDANYYLEDNAEADYLFALILQQHYKDYKNAIAYYTRAIAHSENSSQKSVYYQERAFCYVQLRLFKDAATNYDFAIRHAPNKVELLLTLADLYLQKLHEYEKAQHYYERAISKAKDDPAPLIGKLVSLLKQKKYEEMLPLFLQIEKLPTPEPALYYYKGFYFYEHQMNHDQACFYWAKARQMGYQAAERPYQSTCMDRE
- a CDS encoding TlpA family protein disulfide reductase, with the translated sequence MNFYLTRSFFSAKNAATICKTYSYFCLFLILFSFFSEKNSLLFAQTPTLLQGRIRFLEDKVAQKQALSTPTKKEAKEPIGYLVYNPDAPFAEAVQIPFYLDSLSEFKIKFRLRQPLFARFYWQGKPLKLFIHPGDSLWIDLQGDSSLRYSLRFEGLGAKENRYLQEFEQKFAGENQSLYPTKYQQLAPKQFRQYVDKKRKEQQRFLNTYEKNNPISTSFALYATAEIDYLWANELFHFPYFHALLNEKNPVLPDSLYYLFLEEIALESPQILYSDSYLYFLKNFLHWEYLKAYPIFYAPKTQFYYRFLLQQAEAKIKNQQVRLFLQSSLLAEAIRNGFSKSLSAEIALFLQKNEHHEYGKDLKEFYQKQNRLKVGSAAPDFSLFDIQSRRYTLENFKQKAVYLYFWSYGCTSCRAELYALRRLQEEFEKDEIVFVSVFLNENQSIWQKLIAPIEWKGLHLRTAEPFDLVVRAYNLAHTPTAVLLDKNHKLVYQRMRTPAQEGVKQDIEHLLLKK
- a CDS encoding TlpA family protein disulfide reductase, whose translation is MLKQITSILSLLFVVGLLATACASSDKKNNTVSSGENQPTKEEATASIASTTTQTAATEQAAPKDDDHKIFISDTNEDGTPRTFEQALASLKGKVVYVDFWASWCPPCRQQMPYAKTLHGQFEGKEVAFLYISFDRTGDAWKNGIKQMDINGYHFYPKPEQLSAVAQTYNVMGIPRYMIVDKSGKIVNADAPRPSSSEIVGLLNKLL